In a single window of the Lineus longissimus chromosome 4, tnLinLong1.2, whole genome shotgun sequence genome:
- the LOC135487049 gene encoding multifunctional protein CAD-like isoform X2, whose product MRGIEKESTLYLEDGTSFKGQLFGAETSVPGEVVFQTGMVGYPESLTDPSYCSQILVLTYPLIGNYGIPPYEDDEFGLRKWFESEKIHAAALIIGDLAENHSHWNAVKSLSEWLKEFNIPAIYGIDTRSLTKKIRESGTMLGKIIVDGTDPESVPYEDPNKRHLVAEVSIKEPIVYNPDGEVKIVGIHCGMKTNQIRLLCERGACVKVVPWDYKIDSSEYDGLFLSNGPGDPERCLATIANISKVLAEDKYKPMFGICLGHQLTALAIGCSTFKMKYGNRGHNQPCTHHGTDRCFITTQNHGFAVDPKSLPADWSVLFTNENDKTNEGIIHNRKPFFTVQFHPEHMGGPKDLELLFDVFIDQVKAQKAGDKSLSVKDRLNLKLEYHQKPYEISPVRPRKVLILGSGGLSIGQAGEFDYSGSQALKALREEKVQTILINPNIATVQTSKGMADKVYFLPLTLEYVTQVISSERPDGILLTFGGQTGLNCGIELKNAGVFDKYNVRVMGTPVASIEWTEDRKIFAEKMQEINENVAPSDAAYSVDQALEIAEKIGYPVLVRAAFALGGLGSGFADDPQSLRTLTQQSFAHTSQVLVDKSLKGWKEVEYEVVRDAYDNCITVCNMENVDPLGIHTGESIVVAPSQTLTNTEYNMLRSTAIKVIRHLGIVGECNIQYALNPESQEYFIIEVNARLSRSSALASKATGYPLAYVAAKLSLGIPLPVLRNSVTNSTTACFEPSLDYCVVKMPRWDLAKFSRVSKKIGSSMKSVGEVMSVGRNFEEAFQKALRMNSETCIGFDPYFKKPSEQALHEPTDKRVFVLAAALKEGWHIDALYTLTKIDKWFLYKLKNITDFLTKMEKLGDKNGNGNGNTMPRELLLKAKQLGFCDRQIAQAIKSTELGVRELRQDMNVLPFIKQIDTVAAEWPAATNYLYLTYSGDSHDLEFPGGYTMVIGSGVYRIGSSVEFDWCAVDCIQNLRSIGRKTIMVNYNPETVSTDYDMCDRLYFDEISFETVMDIYNIENPDGIILSMGGQLPNNIAMDLFRQRARILGTSPESIDNAENRFKFSRMLDTIGISQPRWKELTDIETAKQFCNEVGYPCLIRPSYVLSGAAMNVAHSHHDLETYLSEAASVSKKHPVVISKFILNAKEIDVDAVAKEGMVVCMAVSEHVENAGVHSGDATLVTPPQDINDETLEKIKTICCAIGRELEVSGPFNMQLIAKDNQLKVIECNVRVSRSFPFVSKTLGHDFISMATRIIIGEPVEPVDVIAGCGKVGVKRPVFSYSRLAGADVVLGVEMASTGEVACFGEDRYEAYMKSLLSSGFKLPKENILLSVGSYKQKIEMLQSVRNLELMGYNLYASMGTADFYTEHGIKITSVDWPYADVTDAKSTGHKVQNIADYLADNHFHLVINLPMSSSGGKRASSFMTPGYRTRRMAVDYSIPLFTDIKCTKLFVEALRRLGGAPPMKSHIDCLSSQRIVRLPGLMDVHVHVREPGQTHKEDWKSATSAALAGGITLILAMPNTNPPTVDKAALILTQKLARQNAMCDYGLFLGASQDNANTLPSIASGAVALKMYLNTTFSTLKMDNVSDWMKHFEQWPKSLPICCHAEGQTTAAVLLMVELFGRSVHICHVARKEEIQVIRRAKERGMPVTCEVAPHHLFLTETDLTDIGHGRGQVRPMIQTEEDVLALWENMDIIDCFATDHAPHAVHEKNSETPPPGYPGLETMLPLLLTAVNEGKLTIDDLVDRLHNNPKRIFNLPTQPDTYVEVDLDTEWTIPTAMKYSKSKWTPFAGRKVKGCIRKVVLRGEVAYIDGEVVCKPGYGQDITMMPQPRLVPQEPLSIQVPMPGAVQASPEQHSPTKRYGPADGTRFTLPPRITRTVLHQESAFEKKMNVSPLHRSEGGGAGDMKRDLPMPSPVTSLMMPVNTPGITNNHILTVTSFKKDQIHHLFNVAHGCKLAVQKERPLDHILKGKVMASLFFEVSTRTSSSFAVAMQRLGGSVLPFNDSVSSTKKGETLADTVAIVSSYTDVVVLRHPEPGAVSNAAKHCLKPVINAGDGIGEHPTQALLDIFTIREEIGTVNGLTITMVGDLKNGRTVHSLAKLLTLYNVNLRYVSPGCLRMPDEIKRYVGKRGIPQEEMSSLEDALADTDVLYMTRIQRERFSSEDEYKKVCGCYVVTPKLMTKAKNKMIVMHPLPRIDEISNTFDRDPRAAYFRQAEYGMYVRMALLALVLGKC is encoded by the exons ATGCGTGGCATAGAGAAAGAGTCGACCCTATACCTTGAGGATGGGACCAGCTTTAAAGGACAGCTTTTTGGAGCAGAAACGAGCGTTCCAGGAGAAGTTG TGTTCCAGACTGGTATGGTTGGCTATCCAGAATCCTTAACCGACCCATCCTACTGCTCACAGATTCTTGTTCTCACCTACCCCCTCATTGGCAACTACGGCATTCCACCgtatgaagatgatgaattcgGCCTCAGGAAGTGGTTTGAGTCGGAAAAGATACACGCAGCTGCTCTCATCATTGGCGACTTGGCTGAGAATCACAGTCATTGGAATGCTGTGAAGTCACTttctgaatggctaaaagaattCAACATTCCAGCTATCTATG GCATCGACACAAGATCTCTTACGAAGAAAATCCGTGAAAGCGGGACGATGTTGGGTAAAATTATTGTTGACGGTACCGACCCTGAATCCGTTCCTTACGAAGACCCAAACAAGCGCCACCTGGTGGCTGAAGTATCAATTAAAGAACCCATTGTGTACAATCCTGATGGTGAGGTAAAGATTGTGGGGATTCACTGCGGTATGAAGACCAACCAGATACGTTTGTTGTGTGAGAGGGGCGCCTGTGTGAAGGTGGTGCCATGGGATTACAAGATCGACAGTTCAG AATATGATGGTCTCTTCCTGAGTAATGGCCCGGGTGATCCAGAACGTTGTCTTGCCACCATTGCCAACATCAGCAAGGTTCTAGCAGAGGACAAGTACAAGCCAATGTTTGGAATTTGCCTAGGACATCAGCTGACAGCTTTGGCAATTGGATGCAGTACATTTAAAATGAA ATATGGCAACCGAGGTCACAACCAACCCTGTACTCACCACGGTACCGACAGATGCTTCATCACCACACAGAACCATGGCTTTGCCGTCGACCCAAAATCCCTGCCAGCTGATTGGTCCGTGCTCTTCACCAATGAAAACGACAAGACCAATGAGGGCATCATCCACAACAGGAAGCCATTTTTCAC TGTACAGTTCCATCCAGAGCACATGGGCGGGCCGAAAGATTTGGAACTTCTCTTTGACGTCTTTATAGATCAAGTGAAGGCACAGAAAGCTGGTGACAAAAG TTTGAGTGTAAAGGACCGTCTGAACCTGAAGCTAGAGTACCATCAAAAGCCTTACGAGATCAGCCCTGTGCGACCACGTAAAGTGCTCATCCTCGGCTCCGGAGGCCTATCTATTGGCCAGGCTGGCGAGTTTGACTATTCTGGCTCACAAGCATTGAAGGCGCTACGAGAAGAGAAGGTGCAAACAATACTGATCAACCCAAACATCGCTACCGTGCAGACATCTAAAGGCATGGCCGACAAAGTCTACTTTCTACCATTGACATTGGAATACGTTACTCAG GTGATCAGTTCTGAACGGCCAGATGGGATCCTTCTGACCTTTGGAGGTCAAACCGGCCTCAACTGTGGTATAGAGCTGAAGAACGCGGGTGTGTTTGACAAGTACAATGTCCGTGTGATGGGAACCCCCGTTGCCTCAATCGAGTGGACAGAGGACAGGAAGATATTTGCTGAGAAGATGCAAGAGATCAATGAGAATGTGGCACCGAGTGATGCAGCGTATTCTGTTGATCAG GCTCTAGAGATTGCTGAAAAGATTGGCTACCCAGTTCTTGTGAGAGCTGCGTTTGCTTTGGGAGGACTAGGATCAGGGTTTGCCGATGACCCACAGAGTCTTCGTACACTAACTCAACAATCATTTGCCCATACAAGTCAGGTTCTTGTCGACAAGTCTTTGAAGGGTTGGAAGGAAGTAGAATATGAAGTTGTCAGGGATGCATATGATAACTGTATCACG GTTTGTAACATGGAGAACGTGGATCCCCTCGGTATCCACACCGGTGAGTCAATAGTCGTTGCTCCAAGTCAGACTCTCACCAATACCGAATACAACATGCTAAGGTCAACGGCTATCAAGGTCATTCGTCATCTTGGAATTGTGGGCGAGTGCAACATTCAGTATGCTCTGAACCCAGAGTCCCAGGAG TACTTCATCATCGAGGTGAATGCACGTCTCTCGAGGAGTTCAGCTCTGGCCAGCAAAGCCACTGGCTACCCTCTAGCCTACGTAGCAGCTAAGCTCTCCCTTGGTATCCCCTTGCCGGTCTTGAGGAACAGTGTCACCAACTCGACCACAGCATGCTTTGAGCCCAGTCTTGATTACTGTGTGGTCAAAATGCCAAGATGGGACCTGGCCAAGTTCTCGAGAGTTAGCAAAAAG ATTGGTAGCTCAATGAAGAGTGTTGGTGAGGTGATGTCAGTTGGCAGAAACTTTGAGGAAGCATTTCAGAAGGCCTTGAGGATGAACAGCGAGACATGCATTGGGTTTGATCCTTATTTCAAGAAACCATCAGAACAG GCGCTGCATGAGCCGACAGATAAGCGTGTGTTTGTGTTAGCAGCAGCTCTGAAGGAAGGTTGGCACATCGATGCCTTGTACACCCTGACCAAGATCGATAAGTGGTTCCTGTACAAGCTCAAGAACATCACTGACTTCTTGACCAAGATGGAAAAGTTGGGCGATAAAAACGGAAATGGAAACGGT AATACCATGCCAagagaattgctgctgaaggcCAAACAGCTTGGATTTTGTGACCGACAGATAGCCCAGGCAATCAAGAG CACTGAACTTGGTGTACGTGAACTCCGACAGGACATGAATGTGCTACCCTTCATCAAGCAGATCGACACCGTCGCTGCAGAATGGCCGGCGGCCACTAACTATCTCTACCTGACATACAGCGGAGACAGTCACGACCTTGAATTCCCCGGTGGCTATACGATGGTCATTGGCTCTGGCGTCTATAGGATCGGAAGTAGTGTTGAGTTTGATTGGTGTGCGGTGGATTGTATACAAAACTTGAGATCG ATCGGTCGCAAGACCATCATGGTGAATTACAACCCAGAGACTGTCTCAACTGATTACGATATGTGCGATCGTCTCTACTTCGATGAGATCTCGTTCGAGACGGTCATGGACATTTACAACATCGAGAACCCTGATGGTATCATCCTGTCCATGGGAGGCCAGCTGCCTAACAACATCGCTATGGACCTATTCAGACAGAGA GCCCGGATACTTGGTACTTCACCCGAGTCTATCGACAATGCTGAGAATCGATTCAAATTCTCGAGAATGTTGGATACAATTGGGATCTCACAGCCAAGATGGAAAGAACTCACAGACATAGAG ACGGCGAAGCAGTTCTGTAATGAGGTTGGTTACCCGTGTTTGATTCGTCCGTCGTATGTGTTGAGTGGGGCGGCCATGAACGTGGCACACTCTCATCACGACCTGGAGACATATCTCAGCGAGGCGGCGTCCGTCTCCAAGAAACATCCAGTTGTCATTTCAAAGTTCATCCTCAATGCTAAG gAAATCGATGTTGATGCTGTGGCAAAAGAGGGCATGGTTGTCTGTATGGCGGTTTCTGAGCATGTCGAGAATGCTGGCGTCCATTCCGGTGACGCTACCCTGGTTACACCGCCACAAGATATCAACGATGAGACCCTGGAGAAGATAAAGACAATCTGCTGTGCCATTGGACGAGAGCTGGAGGTTTCTGGGCCGTTCAACATGCAGTTGATTGCAAAA GACAACCAGTTGAAGGTGATCGAATGCAACGTGAGAGTGTCGCGCTCGTTCCCATTTGTCTCTAAGACGCTGGGACATGACTtcatttccatggcaactaGAATCATCATTGGTGAACCTGTTGAACCAGTGGATGTCATAGCAGGCTGTGGCAAAGTTGGAGTCAAG CGCCCAGTGTTCTCATACTCCCGCTTGGCTGGTGCCGACGTGGTGCTCGGGGTGGAGATGGCCAGTACAGGTGAGGTGGCGTGCTTCGGTGAGGACAGATACGAAGCCTACATGAAGTCACTGCTCAGCTCTGGCTTCAAGTTACCCAAGGAGAATATACTGCTCTCGGTAGGAAGCTACAAG CAAAAGATTGAAATGTTGCAGTCGGTTCGTAATCTTGAGTTGATGGGCTACAATCTATATGCAAGTATGGGAACAGCAGACTTCTACACAGAACATGGGATTAAG ATCACCTCAGTTGACTGGCCGTACGCTGATGTAACAGATGCCAAGTCAACTGGTCACAAGGTGCAGAATATCGCCGACTACCTCGCTGATAATCACTTTCATCTCGTGATCAACCTTCCAATGAGCAGCAGCGGAGGAAAGCGTGCGTCGTCATTCATGACCCCTGGCTATCGAACAAGACGGATGGCCGTCGACTACTCCATTCCACTCTTCACTGATATAAAGTGTACTAAGTTGTTTGTGGAG GCTTTGAGAAGATTGGGAGGTGCCCCACCCATGAAGAGCCACATTGACTGCCTCTCCTCCCAGAGAATCGTCCGTCTACCTGGCCTGATGGATGTTCACGTCCACGTACGTGAACCTGGGCAGACGCACAAGGAGGACTGGAAGTCTGCCACGTCTGCTGCTCTGGCTGGTGGTATCACCCTCATCCTGGCCATGCCCAACACCAACCCTCCCACGGTTGATAAAGCTGCCCTTATACTCACACAGAAG CTTGCCAGGCAGAATGCCATGTGTGACTATGGGCTGTTCCTTGGAGCGAGCCAAGACAATGCTAACACATTGCCGAGTATCGCCAGCGGGGCGGTAGCGCTCAAGATGTACCTGAACACAACGTTCTCGACCCTCAAGATGGACAATGTGTCCGACTGGATGAAG CACTTTGAGCAGTGGCCCAAGAGTCTGCCTATCTGTTGTCACGCCGAAGGGCAGACGACAGCTGCCGTGCTTCTTATGGTGGAACTCTTCGGCCGTTCTGTCCACATCTGCCACGTTGCTCGCAAGGAAGAAATCCAGGTGATCCGCCGTGCGAAGGAACGTGGTATGCCTGTCACGTGTGAGGTTGCACCACATCATCTCTTCTTGACGGAGACGGATTTGACCGATATTGGACACGGTCGGGGTCAGGTGCGACCGATGATTCAGACAGAGGAAGACGTACTGGCCCTTTGGGAAAATATGGACATCATTGATTGCTTTGCCACAGATCACG CACCACATGCCGTCCATGAGAAGAATAGTGAGACTCCTCCACCCGGCTACCCAGGTCTCGAGACCATGCTGCCATTGCTACTGACTGCGGTTAACGAGGGAAAGCTCACGATTGAT GATCTTGTGGACAGACTGCACAACAACCCAAAACGTATCTTCAACCTCCCAACGCAGCCCGATACATATGTGGAAGTGGACCTGGACACAGAATGGACCATCCCTACCGCCATGAAATATTCCAAGTCGAAGTGGACGCCGTTTGCAGGTCGCAAGGTCAAAGGTTGTATCCGGAAGGTCGTCTTGAGAGGAGAGGTTGCGTACATTGACGGTGAGGTTGTCTGCAAGCCGGGTTACGGTCAGGATATCACAATGATGCCTCAACCACGACTTGTCCCACAGGAACCACTGTCAATCCAGGTGCCTATGCCAGGAGCTGTGCAGGCATCACCAGAGCAGCACAGTCCTACCAAGAGATACGGCCCAGCCGACGGCACCAGGTTCACCCTACCACCAAGGATTACAAGGACTGTCCTCCATCAAGAATCTGCATTTGAAAAGA AGATGAACGTTTCTCCACTCCACCGCAGTGAAGGTGGTGGCGCTGGAGACATGAAGAGAGATCTCCCAATGCCTTCTCCCGTGACGTCTCTCATGATGCCGGTCAACACGCCGGGAATCACTAACAACCATATCCTGACTGTCACCTCATTCAAGAAGGACCAG ATACATCACCTGTTTAATGTTGCCCATGGCTGCAAGCTTGCCGTCCAGAAAGAGCGCCCCCTGGATCATATCCTCAAGGGTAAGGTGATGGCCAGTCTCTTCTTTGAAGTGAGCACTCGAACATCTAGCTCGTTCGCCGTGGCCATGCAGCGACTTGGTGGCAGCGTTCTCCCTTTCAATGATTCGGTGTCTTCCACGAAGAAAGGCGAGACTTTAGCAG ATACTGTTGCCATCGTGAGTAGTTACACGGATGTTGTAGTGCTGAGGCATCCTGAGCCCGGAGCAGTTTCA AATGCCGCCAAACACTGCCTGAAGCCTGTCATCAATGCTGGCGATGGTATAGGAGAGCACCCAACCCAGGCCCTCCTCGATATATTCACCATCAGAGAGGAAATCGGTACGGTCAATGGACTCACG ATCACTATGGTTGGAGACCTGAAGAATGGTCGCACGGTTCATTCCTTGGCCAAGCTGCTCACCCTCTACAATGTCAACCTGCGATATGTTTCACCAGGTTGTCTCCGCATGCCAGATGAGATCAAACGCTACGTGGGCAAGAGAGGTATACCCCAG GAGGAGATGTCAAGTCTTGAGGATGCCCTGGCTGACACAGACGTGCTCTACATGACCAGGATTCAACGGGAACGCTTCAGCTCGGAAGATGAATACAAAAAG GTGTGTGGCTGTTACGTCGTCACCCCAAAATTGATGACCAAGGccaaaaacaaaatgattgtGATGCACCCCTTGCCTAGGATCGATGAGATCAG TAACACCTTCGATCGTGATCCTCGAGCTGCCTACTTCCGCCAAGCAGAATACGGCATGTACGTCCGCATGGCCCTGCTTGCTCTCGTTTTGGGAAAATGTTGA